The Aequorivita sublithincola DSM 14238 genome window below encodes:
- a CDS encoding rhodanese-like domain-containing protein: MKKLSILFGLTIILFFTACNDSSVAQEIHLLSRQEYHDVTAKKDVQLVDVRTPEEFAEGHLDNAKNINVLETDFITQAEKLNLDEPIYLYCRSGKRSAKAALILKDVGFKEIYDMNGGYIHWVEDGFQDKN, from the coding sequence ATGAAAAAGCTATCAATACTTTTTGGACTTACCATAATTCTTTTTTTTACAGCCTGTAATGACAGTAGCGTTGCACAGGAAATACATCTTTTGAGTCGGCAGGAGTACCATGATGTAACCGCCAAAAAAGATGTTCAATTGGTTGATGTACGCACACCAGAAGAATTTGCTGAAGGGCATCTTGATAATGCCAAAAACATTAATGTTCTGGAAACTGATTTTATAACCCAGGCAGAAAAATTAAACTTGGACGAGCCAATTTATTTATACTGCCGAAGCGGAAAAAGAAGTGCAAAAGCAGCTTTGATCCTTAAAGATGTTGGGTTTAAAGAAATTTATGATATGAATGGTGGCTATATTCATTGGGTAGAAGACGGATTTCAAGACAAAAACTAA
- a CDS encoding rhodanese-like domain-containing protein, with amino-acid sequence MADLTQQQWCEQCEKDDNAVILDVRTDAEFEEGYIPGAIQIDIFNGAEFLQRAKQLDPHKNYYVYCRSGGRSGQACMLLNSVGVKNAYNLKGGIMEYKGETIN; translated from the coding sequence ATGGCAGACTTGACCCAACAACAGTGGTGTGAACAATGTGAAAAGGATGATAATGCAGTAATTCTGGACGTTCGCACAGATGCAGAGTTTGAGGAAGGGTATATTCCTGGAGCAATTCAAATTGATATTTTTAACGGCGCGGAATTTCTTCAACGTGCAAAACAATTGGATCCACACAAAAATTATTATGTTTATTGTCGCTCTGGTGGCAGAAGTGGGCAGGCTTGTATGTTGCTTAATTCTGTTGGTGTAAAAAATGCCTACAACCTAAAAGGTGGGATTATGGAATACAAAGGCGAAACAATTAATTAA
- a CDS encoding anthranilate synthase component I family protein yields the protein MKYNLKTYSKKLLADTLTPVSVYLRLRDKFPNSLLLESSDYHANDNSFSYICFNPIATIKVENETIFQQFPDGKSSITEISENINVPKILDEFAASFSSEENNFKFINNGLFGYMAFDAVKYFEDIQLSKKEENLGMPDLYYAVYQNVIAINHFNNEAYIFAHTYEAENNIPQIEQIMKSKSFAEFSFERNGERTTNLNDEDFKALVRKCKEHCQRGDVFQIVPSKRFSQKFTGDEFNVYRALRSVNPSPYLFYFDYGNFKIFGSSPEAQLIVKGNRAEIHPIAGTFKRTGNDEQDAELAKKLSEDKKENSEHVMLVDLARNDLSRHGTNVKVETYREVQFFSHVIHLVSKVTATKNPKTSTMQIVADTFPAGTLSGAPKHKALQLLEKYENRSREFYGGAIGFMDFNGNFNHAIIIRSFVSKNHTLHYQAGAGVVSESNEENELQEVYNKLGALTKALELAESI from the coding sequence ATGAAATATAATTTAAAAACATATTCAAAAAAGCTCTTGGCAGACACCCTCACGCCTGTTTCGGTTTATTTGCGGTTGCGCGATAAATTTCCGAATAGTCTATTGCTAGAAAGTAGCGACTATCACGCCAACGACAATAGTTTTAGTTATATCTGCTTTAATCCAATTGCTACCATTAAAGTTGAAAACGAGACTATTTTTCAACAATTTCCCGATGGAAAAAGTTCAATTACTGAAATTTCAGAAAACATAAATGTCCCAAAAATTTTAGATGAATTTGCTGCTTCTTTTTCTTCCGAAGAAAATAACTTCAAGTTCATCAACAACGGTCTTTTCGGATATATGGCTTTTGATGCAGTTAAATATTTTGAAGATATTCAGCTTTCGAAAAAAGAGGAAAACCTGGGGATGCCAGATTTGTATTATGCAGTTTATCAAAATGTAATTGCGATAAACCATTTCAATAACGAAGCATACATTTTTGCACATACTTATGAAGCCGAAAACAACATTCCGCAGATTGAACAAATTATGAAGTCAAAGAGCTTTGCTGAATTTTCCTTTGAAAGAAATGGCGAACGAACCACCAACCTTAATGATGAAGATTTTAAAGCATTGGTTCGAAAATGCAAAGAACATTGCCAGCGTGGCGATGTGTTTCAAATTGTACCCAGCAAACGTTTTTCGCAGAAATTTACTGGTGATGAATTCAACGTTTATCGAGCATTGCGAAGTGTGAATCCTTCGCCTTATTTGTTTTATTTCGACTACGGAAATTTTAAAATTTTCGGAAGTTCGCCCGAAGCGCAGTTAATTGTAAAAGGAAATCGCGCAGAAATCCATCCAATTGCAGGAACTTTTAAGCGCACCGGAAACGACGAACAAGACGCTGAGCTCGCCAAAAAACTTTCCGAAGACAAAAAAGAAAACAGCGAACACGTAATGCTTGTAGATTTGGCACGAAACGATTTAAGCCGCCATGGCACAAATGTAAAAGTGGAAACATATCGAGAAGTTCAGTTTTTCTCGCACGTAATTCATTTGGTAAGCAAAGTTACTGCGACGAAAAATCCAAAAACATCAACCATGCAAATCGTTGCAGATACATTTCCTGCAGGAACATTGAGCGGCGCACCAAAACACAAAGCCTTGCAATTGCTAGAAAAATATGAAAATAGAAGTCGTGAGTTTTACGGTGGCGCCATAGGTTTTATGGACTTTAACGGAAATTTTAATCACGCCATTATCATCCGTTCCTTTGTGAGCAAAAACCATACATTACATTATCAAGCCGGCGCTGGCGTGGTTTCAGAAAGCAATGAAGAAAATGAATTGCAGGAAGTTTATAATAAATTGGGCGCACTAACGAAAGCGCTGGAATTAGCTGAAAGTATATAA
- a CDS encoding anthranilate synthase component II, whose translation MKILVIDNYDSFVYNLVHYLEELDCEVTVRRNDKFYLEEAEDYDKILLSPGPGIPDEAGLLKAVIQKYAASKPIFGVCLGQQAIGEVFGGKLENLSKVFHGVTTKATIISENEQLFKGLEKEIEIGRYHSWVVSKENFPAILEITSVDENGQIMSLRHKVYDVCGVQFHPESVLTPKGKQIIKNWIES comes from the coding sequence ATGAAAATATTAGTAATAGACAATTACGACAGTTTTGTTTACAATCTGGTTCACTATTTAGAAGAATTAGATTGCGAAGTAACCGTAAGACGAAACGACAAATTTTACTTGGAAGAAGCAGAAGATTACGATAAAATCCTTCTCTCACCTGGCCCAGGAATTCCCGATGAAGCCGGTTTGCTGAAAGCAGTAATTCAAAAATATGCTGCGTCAAAACCAATTTTTGGTGTGTGTTTAGGCCAACAAGCAATAGGCGAAGTTTTTGGCGGAAAGCTAGAAAACTTGAGCAAGGTTTTTCACGGGGTTACCACAAAAGCAACAATCATTTCAGAAAACGAACAGCTTTTTAAAGGATTGGAAAAGGAAATAGAAATAGGCCGTTACCACAGTTGGGTAGTTTCAAAAGAAAATTTTCCAGCCATTTTGGAAATTACTTCGGTAGATGAAAACGGTCAGATTATGTCTCTTCGTCATAAAGTTTACGATGTTTGCGGCGTACAGTTTCACCCCGAAAGTGTGTTGACGCCAAAAGGAAAACAAATTATTAAAAATTGGATTGAAAGTTAA
- the trpD gene encoding anthranilate phosphoribosyltransferase — protein MKQILNRLINHEQLTKSEARTVLVNISEGKYNQNQIAAFLTVYMMRNVSLEELEGFRDALLDLCLAVDFDNYNTIDLCGTGGDGKNTFNISTLASFVTAGAGVKVTKHGNYGVSSISGSSNVMEALGIKFSNKKDFLKRCLDKAGICVLHAPLFHPAMKNVAPIRKELGVKTFFNMLGPMVNPAFPKNQLVGVYDLELARMYGYLYQKSEKNYAVLHAMDGYDEISLTGPVKVITKASENILNAEDFGVKQIEESQIFGGETVKSSAEIFLNILNGKGTEAQNNVVCANAGMAISVVENCTILEGFEKAKQSLQSGKALDSLKKLQQLSND, from the coding sequence ATGAAACAAATTCTAAACAGATTAATAAATCACGAGCAACTCACCAAAAGTGAAGCAAGAACCGTTTTGGTGAATATTTCTGAAGGAAAATACAACCAAAACCAGATTGCAGCTTTTTTGACTGTTTATATGATGCGAAACGTAAGTTTGGAAGAATTAGAGGGATTTAGAGACGCATTGCTTGACTTGTGTTTGGCGGTCGATTTCGATAACTACAACACCATCGATCTATGCGGAACTGGTGGCGACGGAAAAAATACTTTTAACATTTCAACTTTAGCGTCTTTCGTTACGGCTGGTGCGGGCGTGAAAGTAACCAAACACGGTAATTACGGGGTTTCTTCAATTAGCGGAAGTAGCAATGTTATGGAAGCATTGGGTATAAAATTTAGCAATAAAAAAGATTTTTTGAAACGCTGTTTGGATAAAGCTGGAATTTGTGTTTTGCACGCTCCCCTATTCCACCCAGCAATGAAAAACGTTGCACCAATCCGCAAAGAATTAGGCGTAAAAACCTTTTTCAATATGTTGGGACCTATGGTGAACCCAGCTTTTCCGAAAAATCAGTTGGTTGGAGTTTATGATTTGGAATTAGCGCGTATGTACGGCTATCTTTATCAAAAAAGTGAAAAGAATTATGCGGTGCTTCACGCTATGGACGGTTATGATGAAATTTCTTTAACTGGACCAGTAAAAGTGATTACGAAAGCTTCAGAAAATATTTTAAATGCAGAAGATTTCGGCGTAAAACAGATTGAAGAATCCCAGATATTTGGAGGCGAAACAGTAAAATCTTCCGCAGAAATATTTTTGAATATTTTAAACGGGAAAGGCACCGAAGCCCAAAATAATGTAGTCTGTGCAAATGCCGGAATGGCTATTTCCGTAGTTGAAAACTGTACAATATTAGAAGGTTTTGAAAAGGCGAAACAGTCTTTACAATCTGGAAAAGCATTGGATTCATTAAAAAAATTACAACAATTATCTAACGATTAA
- the trpC gene encoding indole-3-glycerol phosphate synthase TrpC, whose product MTILEKITAYKLKEVAAKRETIPTRLLEKFPLFAKETKSLAEALRISTTGIIAEHKRRSPSKSVINDKVLLHEVVSGYELAGAKGISVLTDSNFFGGSLDDLLLAEKTVSIPILRKEFIVDPYQIYEAKAFGADTILLIAACLSAEELKQFSHLAKSLRLDVLLEVHNLEELQKSLLPNVDMIGVNNRNLKNFKVNIETSKKLSAEIPHDFVKISESGISDVETIKDLRTYGFEGFLIGENFMKTENPGETAKAFIEKLR is encoded by the coding sequence ATGACAATCTTAGAAAAAATAACAGCCTACAAACTAAAAGAAGTTGCCGCGAAAAGAGAAACAATTCCAACCCGTTTGTTGGAAAAATTTCCACTCTTTGCAAAAGAAACAAAATCTTTGGCGGAAGCGTTGCGAATTTCAACCACAGGAATTATTGCCGAACACAAGCGCCGTTCGCCCAGCAAATCGGTAATAAACGACAAAGTCTTGTTGCACGAAGTAGTTTCAGGCTACGAACTTGCTGGGGCAAAAGGGATTTCAGTTTTAACGGATTCTAACTTTTTTGGCGGCTCTTTGGACGATCTTTTGTTAGCTGAAAAAACAGTTTCAATCCCTATTCTGCGCAAGGAATTTATAGTTGATCCCTATCAAATATACGAAGCCAAAGCTTTCGGCGCAGATACTATTTTGCTGATTGCAGCTTGCCTTTCCGCGGAAGAATTAAAACAGTTTTCTCATTTGGCCAAAAGCTTAAGACTAGACGTTTTGCTCGAAGTTCACAATCTTGAAGAACTTCAAAAATCACTTTTACCAAATGTAGATATGATTGGTGTTAACAACAGAAATCTGAAAAATTTCAAAGTAAATATTGAAACCAGTAAAAAACTGTCAGCAGAGATTCCGCATGATTTTGTGAAAATTTCTGAAAGTGGAATCAGCGATGTAGAAACCATAAAAGATTTAAGAACTTATGGTTTTGAAGGATTTTTAATAGGTGAAAATTTCATGAAAACCGAAAATCCTGGTGAAACAGCTAAAGCATTTATAGAGAAATTGAGATGA
- a CDS encoding phosphoribosylanthranilate isomerase codes for MKDNIAEVAALQPDYLGFIFYDKSPRFFDGEIPTLPDGVKKVGVFVDEKISKVIELTKKHSLDYIQLHGNESKEYVLDLQWYLVFSNTLVWKAFGIDDDFDFSQLSIFENKVDKFLFDTKGKDKGGNGFTFNWEILKKYKLKKPFILSGGIGLNEVDSLKELLKTDLPIHAIDVNSKFEDEPGLKNIEDLKKFKNEL; via the coding sequence ATGAAAGATAACATAGCCGAAGTTGCCGCGCTTCAGCCAGATTATTTAGGCTTTATTTTTTACGATAAGAGTCCGAGGTTTTTTGATGGTGAAATTCCAACGCTACCAGACGGAGTTAAGAAAGTTGGCGTTTTTGTAGATGAAAAAATTTCAAAAGTTATTGAATTGACTAAAAAACACTCCTTAGATTATATTCAACTTCACGGTAACGAAAGCAAGGAGTATGTGCTGGATTTGCAATGGTATTTAGTTTTTTCAAACACATTAGTCTGGAAAGCTTTTGGTATTGATGATGACTTCGATTTTAGCCAATTATCAATTTTCGAAAACAAAGTAGACAAATTTCTTTTCGACACAAAAGGAAAAGATAAAGGTGGAAACGGCTTCACTTTCAATTGGGAGATTCTAAAGAAATACAAACTTAAAAAACCTTTCATTTTAAGTGGTGGTATTGGTTTGAATGAAGTTGATTCGTTAAAAGAGTTACTAAAAACCGACCTTCCAATTCACGCAATTGATGTAAACAGCAAGTTTGAAGATGAACCAGGTTTGAAAAATATTGAAGATTTAAAAAAATTCAAAAATGAATTATAA
- the trpB gene encoding tryptophan synthase subunit beta produces the protein MNYNVNEKGYYGEFGGAYIPEMLYPNVEELRQNYLKVMAEESFQKEFQQLLKEYVGRPTPLYFAKRLSEKYNTKIYLKREDLCHTGAHKVNNTIGQILMAQRLGKTRIIAETGAGQHGVATATVCALMGLECIVFMGEVDIKRQAPNVARMKMLGAKVVPATSGSKTLKDATNEAIRDWINNPLDTHYIIGSVVGPHPYPDMVARFQSVISEEIKMQLKEKLGRENPDFVVACVGGGSNAAGAFYHYLDKPEVGIIAVEAAGKGIDSGESAATSALGKVGIIHGSKTLLMQTNDGQITEPYSISAGLDYPGVGPMHANLFASGRGEFISITDVEAMKAGLELCKLEGIIPAIESSHALAIFENRKFKKDDVVVVNLSGRGDKDLDTYIKYFNL, from the coding sequence ATGAATTATAACGTAAACGAAAAAGGCTATTACGGCGAGTTTGGTGGCGCATACATTCCAGAAATGTTGTATCCCAATGTGGAAGAACTTCGTCAGAATTATTTAAAAGTTATGGCTGAGGAATCTTTTCAAAAAGAATTTCAGCAATTGCTAAAAGAATATGTGGGTCGCCCTACTCCGCTCTATTTTGCGAAGCGGCTTTCAGAAAAATACAACACAAAAATCTATTTAAAACGTGAAGATCTTTGCCATACAGGTGCTCATAAAGTAAACAATACCATCGGCCAGATTTTAATGGCCCAACGTTTGGGCAAAACTCGCATTATTGCTGAAACTGGCGCAGGACAACACGGTGTTGCAACAGCCACAGTTTGCGCACTAATGGGTTTGGAGTGTATCGTTTTTATGGGAGAAGTTGATATTAAACGTCAAGCGCCCAATGTTGCTCGAATGAAAATGCTCGGCGCAAAAGTAGTTCCCGCAACAAGCGGAAGTAAAACTTTAAAAGACGCGACTAATGAAGCCATTCGCGATTGGATCAATAATCCTCTGGACACACATTATATTATAGGTAGCGTGGTTGGTCCGCATCCGTATCCAGATATGGTTGCGCGTTTTCAAAGTGTGATTTCTGAAGAAATAAAAATGCAACTCAAAGAAAAGTTAGGTCGTGAAAACCCAGATTTTGTTGTTGCCTGTGTTGGCGGAGGCAGTAATGCTGCAGGAGCTTTTTATCATTATTTAGACAAACCAGAAGTTGGAATTATCGCAGTGGAAGCTGCTGGAAAAGGAATTGATAGTGGCGAAAGCGCTGCAACTTCAGCCTTAGGAAAAGTTGGAATTATTCACGGTAGTAAAACCTTGTTGATGCAAACGAATGATGGGCAAATTACAGAACCTTACTCTATTTCCGCAGGTTTAGATTATCCTGGAGTTGGCCCAATGCACGCCAATCTTTTTGCTTCGGGTCGTGGGGAATTTATTTCAATAACCGATGTAGAAGCGATGAAAGCAGGTCTTGAACTTTGTAAATTGGAAGGAATTATTCCCGCCATTGAAAGCAGTCATGCGCTCGCCATTTTTGAGAATAGAAAATTCAAAAAAGACGATGTGGTTGTTGTGAATTTAAGCGGTCGTGGAGATAAAGATTTAGATACTTATATAAAATATTTCAATTTATAA
- the trpA gene encoding tryptophan synthase subunit alpha — MNRIQEKLSENKKLLSIYFTAGYPKLDDTVEILQQLEKNGVDMVEIGLPFSDPLADGPTIQASSQVALKNGMTTELLFQQLKDVRKTVSIPLIIMGYFNPVLQFGVENFCKKCAEVGIDGLILPDLPLAEYEEHYSEIFKKYGLMNIFLITPQTYEERIRQIDNASEGFIYMVSSASVTGSSSGFGNAQEDYFKRIATLSLKNPQIVGFGINNSETFQQATKHAKGAIIGSAFIKMLSDKGLGEISNFLNAIRKV; from the coding sequence ATGAATAGAATTCAAGAAAAACTTTCAGAAAATAAAAAGCTTCTTTCCATTTACTTCACCGCTGGTTATCCAAAACTTGACGATACAGTTGAAATACTTCAGCAATTAGAAAAAAACGGCGTAGATATGGTTGAAATCGGTTTGCCGTTCAGTGATCCTTTGGCAGATGGACCCACTATTCAAGCAAGTTCGCAAGTGGCTTTGAAAAATGGGATGACTACAGAATTACTTTTTCAGCAATTGAAAGATGTTCGAAAAACGGTTTCAATCCCGCTAATAATCATGGGGTATTTCAATCCAGTGCTTCAGTTTGGGGTTGAAAATTTCTGTAAAAAATGTGCAGAAGTTGGTATTGACGGCTTGATTCTTCCAGATCTTCCATTGGCTGAATATGAAGAACATTATTCCGAAATCTTCAAAAAATATGGCTTAATGAATATCTTTTTAATCACGCCACAAACTTACGAAGAACGAATTCGGCAAATTGATAATGCTTCCGAAGGATTTATTTATATGGTTAGTAGCGCCAGTGTTACTGGAAGTTCATCAGGCTTTGGAAATGCACAAGAAGATTATTTTAAAAGAATTGCTACGCTTTCGCTTAAAAATCCTCAGATTGTTGGCTTCGGAATAAATAATTCTGAAACTTTTCAGCAAGCTACAAAACATGCAAAAGGAGCAATCATAGGTAGCGCATTTATAAAAATGCTTTCAGACAAAGGCTTGGGTGAAATTTCGAATTTCTTAAACGCGATCAGAAAGGTTTAA
- a CDS encoding 30S ribosomal protein THX: MGRGDKKTKRGKISIGSHGKLRPKRKKFNVRPKPVKDAQEKEA; this comes from the coding sequence ATGGGGAGAGGTGATAAAAAAACAAAGCGCGGAAAAATAAGTATTGGCTCTCACGGTAAATTACGACCAAAACGCAAAAAATTCAACGTCAGGCCGAAACCCGTGAAAGATGCACAGGAAAAAGAAGCTTAA